Proteins co-encoded in one Bacillus infantis NRRL B-14911 genomic window:
- a CDS encoding NAD(P)/FAD-dependent oxidoreductase: MVLDCAVIGGGPAGLNAALVLGRSRRKTILFDDNKPRNAVTSKSHGFITRNGIHPQEFKKIAQGELSKYPNVRLEPQRVHRINKENNLFQIETENAEVYSAKKIIIATGFKEILPDIPKAKEFYGKSLFGCPYCDGWELRDRPLAVIAEEQQTAFHMAKVVSNWTNDLIIFTNGRKVLSLEEKALLKNNGIGINEKKISSLIGKEGLLEKIQLEDGTSVLREGGFIASEWKQAASFDSLGYTLNEQGGITTDSWQRTNTEGLYACGDTRIAGASQLIIAAAEGSMAAIAVNAALIEEKYSQDK; the protein is encoded by the coding sequence ATGGTATTAGACTGCGCGGTGATTGGCGGAGGCCCGGCTGGGTTGAATGCTGCTTTAGTGCTCGGAAGATCAAGACGTAAAACGATCCTGTTTGATGACAACAAACCGAGAAATGCGGTAACTTCTAAGTCCCATGGGTTTATCACAAGGAATGGTATACATCCGCAGGAATTCAAAAAGATTGCTCAAGGAGAATTAAGCAAGTACCCGAACGTGAGGCTTGAACCGCAGCGGGTGCATCGTATAAATAAAGAAAACAATTTGTTTCAAATAGAGACAGAAAACGCGGAAGTATATAGTGCCAAAAAAATAATAATCGCCACAGGCTTCAAGGAAATTCTTCCAGATATTCCAAAGGCGAAAGAGTTCTATGGCAAGAGCCTGTTCGGCTGTCCTTACTGTGATGGCTGGGAATTAAGAGATCGGCCGCTGGCGGTGATCGCTGAAGAGCAGCAGACTGCGTTTCATATGGCGAAGGTGGTGTCTAACTGGACGAATGATTTAATTATTTTTACGAACGGCAGGAAAGTCCTTTCGCTCGAAGAAAAAGCATTGCTCAAAAATAATGGCATCGGTATTAACGAAAAGAAGATTTCCTCACTCATTGGAAAAGAGGGGCTGCTGGAAAAAATCCAGCTTGAAGATGGAACTTCAGTGCTTCGTGAAGGAGGGTTCATTGCCTCGGAATGGAAACAAGCTGCTTCTTTTGATTCACTCGGCTACACACTGAATGAGCAGGGAGGGATTACAACTGACAGTTGGCAGCGCACGAACACAGAAGGGCTGTATGCCTGCGGGGATACGCGAATTGCCGGTGCTTCCCAGTTAATCATTGCGGCAGCGGAAGGCAGTATGGCTGCCATAGCTGTGAATGCAGCTCTTATAGAAGAGAAATATAGCCAGGATAAATAG
- a CDS encoding Rrf2 family transcriptional regulator, with product MKYSNATNYALHTMVHLMLEPGEGTVGVQELAEMQHLSPTYLSKVLTKLAKAGLIESTPGAKGGYKISRKKHEISFLDVIHAIEGETSLFDCSIHHEGCLIENVMRQAEENMKSELASKLLIDIAKEAESQRK from the coding sequence ATGAAATATTCAAACGCGACAAACTATGCTCTTCATACGATGGTCCATCTAATGCTGGAGCCTGGGGAGGGCACAGTGGGAGTACAGGAATTAGCAGAAATGCAGCACCTCTCCCCGACGTACCTTTCTAAGGTTTTAACCAAACTTGCGAAAGCGGGCTTGATCGAATCAACTCCTGGTGCAAAGGGAGGCTATAAAATTTCCAGAAAAAAACATGAAATATCCTTTTTGGATGTCATCCACGCGATTGAAGGGGAGACTAGCTTATTCGATTGCTCCATTCACCATGAAGGCTGCTTGATTGAGAACGTCATGAGACAGGCAGAGGAAAATATGAAAAGTGAACTGGCATCAAAGCTTCTAATCGATATCGCTAAAGAGGCAGAATCACAACGGAAATAA
- a CDS encoding class I SAM-dependent methyltransferase — MNHHSHGKHEKGKVSYLESPERRKVLSPEQLLNMIPLKENDSMLDFGAGTGYFSIPAAKRINGSVYALDSDAAMLEIIKEKALEEQVTNIVPVLGSMEALPLKDSSIDIIMASLVLHEIQPLAPLLQQMKNVLKKEGYLICLELEPKKSSGKAPRISMEGMEREMKEAGFTVTEKSFPASSLYMLIAQATE; from the coding sequence ATGAACCATCATTCTCATGGCAAGCACGAGAAAGGAAAAGTATCATACTTGGAAAGCCCAGAGCGGAGAAAGGTATTATCTCCCGAACAATTACTGAACATGATTCCTTTAAAGGAAAATGATAGCATGCTGGATTTTGGCGCTGGGACCGGTTATTTTTCCATCCCTGCAGCGAAAAGGATCAATGGCAGCGTATATGCGCTGGATAGCGATGCGGCTATGCTGGAAATCATAAAAGAGAAAGCATTGGAGGAACAGGTGACAAATATTGTCCCAGTGCTGGGGAGTATGGAGGCACTTCCTCTAAAAGACAGTTCTATCGATATCATTATGGCTTCTCTGGTCCTGCATGAAATTCAGCCACTCGCACCGCTATTACAGCAAATGAAAAATGTCCTGAAAAAAGAAGGTTATCTAATTTGTCTGGAACTTGAACCAAAGAAAAGTTCTGGGAAAGCGCCGAGAATTTCCATGGAAGGGATGGAGCGTGAAATGAAAGAAGCAGGATTTACAGTAACTGAGAAATCCTTTCCAGCATCATCTTTATACATGCTAATTGCGCAGGCAACGGAATAA